Proteins encoded by one window of Polaribacter haliotis:
- a CDS encoding cold-shock protein gives MNTGTVKFFNETKGFGFITEEGVEKDHFVHISGLVDEIREGDKVEFDLQEGNKGLNAVNVKVI, from the coding sequence ATGAATACAGGTACAGTAAAATTTTTCAACGAAACTAAAGGTTTTGGATTTATCACTGAAGAAGGAGTTGAAAAAGATCATTTCGTACACATTTCTGGTTTAGTAGACGAGATTCGTGAAGGAGATAAAGTAGAATTTGATTTACAAGAAGGTAACAAAGGTTTAAACGCAGTAAACGTAAAAGTTATCTAA